The following are encoded in a window of Citrobacter freundii genomic DNA:
- the hycI gene encoding hydrogenase maturation peptidase HycI produces MTDVLLCVGNSMMGDDGAGPLLAEMCAAEPKGNWVVIDGGSAPENDIVAIRELRPERLLIVDATDMGLNPGEIRIIDPDDIAEMFMMTTHNMPLNYLVDQLKEDVGEVIFLGIQPDIVGFYYPMTQPIKEAVETVYQRLAGWKGHGGFAELEAPEE; encoded by the coding sequence GTGACTGACGTTTTATTGTGTGTCGGCAACAGCATGATGGGTGACGACGGTGCGGGTCCGCTGCTGGCAGAAATGTGTGCCGCTGAGCCTAAAGGCAACTGGGTGGTCATCGACGGCGGAAGTGCGCCGGAAAATGACATCGTCGCGATCCGCGAACTGCGCCCGGAACGTTTGCTGATTGTTGATGCCACTGACATGGGACTCAATCCTGGCGAGATCCGCATTATCGATCCCGATGATATTGCCGAGATGTTCATGATGACCACCCATAATATGCCGTTGAACTATTTGGTTGATCAGCTCAAAGAGGATGTTGGCGAGGTGATTTTCCTCGGCATTCAACCGGATATTGTCGGCTTTTATTATCCGATGACGCAGCCAATCAAAGAGGCGGTCGAGACCGTGTATCAGCGATTAGCCGGTTGGAAAGGCCATGGCGGATTTGCTGAGTTAGAAGCGCCAGAAGAGTAA
- the hycF gene encoding formate hydrogenlyase subunit HycF: MFTFIKKVIKTGAPTSSYPLEPIAVDKNFRGKPEHNPQQCIGCAACINACPSNALTVETDLVTNELAWQFNLGRCIFCGRCEEVCPTAAIKLSQEYELAVWKKEDFLQQSRFALCNCRVCNRPFAVQKEIDYAIALLKHNGDSRAENHREGFETCPDCKRQKCLVPSDRIELTRHMKEAS; this comes from the coding sequence ATGTTTACTTTTATCAAAAAAGTCATCAAAACCGGGGCACCAACGTCGTCCTATCCGCTGGAGCCGATTGCGGTTGATAAAAACTTCCGCGGTAAGCCGGAACATAATCCGCAGCAGTGTATTGGCTGTGCGGCCTGTATCAATGCGTGCCCATCTAACGCGCTGACGGTAGAAACAGATCTGGTCACCAATGAGCTGGCGTGGCAGTTCAACCTCGGTCGCTGTATTTTCTGTGGCCGCTGTGAAGAAGTCTGCCCGACGGCGGCGATCAAGCTGTCGCAGGAGTATGAGCTGGCGGTATGGAAGAAAGAAGATTTCCTGCAGCAGTCTCGTTTTGCTCTGTGTAATTGCCGCGTCTGTAACCGTCCTTTTGCGGTGCAAAAAGAGATTGATTACGCCATTGCGTTACTGAAGCACAACGGTGATTCCCGTGCGGAAAATCACCGTGAAGGTTTTGAGACCTGCCCGGATTGTAAGCGCCAGAAATGCCTGGTGCCGTCTGACCGTATTGAACTGACTCGCCATATGAAAGAGGCCAGCTGA
- the hycG gene encoding formate hydrogenlyase subunit HycG — MSNLLGPRDANGIPVPMTVDESIASMKASLLKSIKRSAYVYRVDCGGCNGCEIEIFATLSPLFDAERFGIKVVPSPRHADILLFTGAVTRAMRSPALRAWQSAPDPKICISYGACGNSGGIFHDLYCVWGGTDKIVPVDVYIPGCPPTPAATLYGFAMALGLLEQKIHARAPGELDAQPAEILHPDMVQPLRVKVDREARRLAGYRYGRQIADDYMNQLGQGEQQVARWLEAENDPRLTEIVTHLNHVVEEARIR; from the coding sequence ATGAGCAATTTATTAGGCCCACGTGATGCCAACGGAATTCCTGTCCCGATGACCGTGGATGAATCCATTGCCAGCATGAAAGCGTCATTGCTGAAAAGCATCAAGCGTTCAGCGTACGTTTACCGCGTCGACTGCGGTGGCTGCAACGGTTGCGAAATCGAAATCTTCGCCACCTTGTCCCCGCTGTTTGACGCCGAACGTTTTGGCATCAAAGTGGTTCCGTCGCCGCGCCATGCGGATATTCTGCTGTTCACCGGTGCGGTAACCCGCGCGATGCGTTCTCCGGCACTGCGTGCCTGGCAGTCTGCCCCGGACCCGAAAATTTGTATCTCCTATGGGGCCTGCGGCAACAGCGGCGGTATCTTCCACGACTTATACTGCGTATGGGGCGGCACCGACAAAATTGTTCCCGTGGATGTGTATATTCCCGGTTGCCCACCGACGCCTGCCGCCACGCTGTACGGCTTCGCGATGGCGCTTGGCCTGCTGGAGCAGAAAATTCACGCACGTGCACCAGGCGAACTGGACGCACAGCCTGCGGAAATTTTGCACCCGGATATGGTTCAACCGCTGCGTGTGAAGGTCGATCGCGAAGCACGTCGTCTGGCAGGTTATCGCTATGGTCGTCAGATTGCCGATGACTATATGAATCAGTTGGGGCAGGGTGAGCAACAGGTGGCGCGCTGGCTGGAAGCGGAAAACGATCCGCGTCTGACCGAGATCGTCACGCATCTTAATCATGTTGTAGAAGAGGCGCGTATCCGATGA
- the hycE gene encoding formate hydrogenlyase subunit HycE translates to MSEEKVGQHYLAALHQAFPGVVLDEGWQTKDQLTITVKVNYLPEVVEFLYYKQGGWLSVLFGNDERQLCGHYAVYYVMSMEQGTKCWITVRVEVDANKLEFPSVTPRVPAAVWGEREVRDMYGLIPVGLPDERRLVLPDDWPDELYPLRKDSMDYRQRPAPTTDAETYEFINELGDKKNNVVPIGPLHVTSDEPGHFRLFVDGENIIDADYRLFYVHRGMEKLAETRMGYNEVTFLSDRVCGICGFAHSTAYTTSVENAMGIVVPERAQMIRAILLEVERLHSHLLNLGLACHFTGFDSGFMQFFRVRETSMKMAEILTGARKTYGMNLIGGIRRDLLKEDMIQTRQLAQQMRRDVQDLVDMLLSTPNMEQRTVGIGRLDPEIARDFSNVGPMVRASGHARDTRADHPFVGYGLLPMEVHSEQGCDVISRLKVRINEVYTALNMIDFGLDNLPGGPLAVEGFTYIPHRFALGFAEAPRGDDIHWSMTGDNQKLYRWRCRAATYANWPTLRYMLRGNTVSDAPLIIGSLDPCYSCTDRMTVVDVRKKKSKVVPYKELERYSIERKNSPLK, encoded by the coding sequence ATGTCTGAAGAAAAAGTAGGTCAACACTATCTCGCCGCTCTGCACCAGGCCTTCCCGGGCGTGGTGCTGGATGAAGGCTGGCAGACCAAAGATCAGCTGACCATCACCGTGAAGGTCAACTATCTGCCGGAAGTAGTTGAATTTCTCTACTACAAACAGGGCGGCTGGTTGTCGGTGCTGTTTGGTAACGACGAACGTCAGCTGTGCGGCCATTACGCCGTCTACTATGTCATGTCGATGGAACAGGGCACCAAGTGCTGGATAACCGTTCGCGTAGAAGTCGACGCCAATAAACTGGAGTTCCCGTCCGTGACGCCGCGCGTACCGGCCGCTGTTTGGGGCGAGCGTGAAGTGCGCGACATGTACGGCTTGATCCCGGTAGGGTTACCGGACGAACGCCGTCTGGTACTGCCGGATGACTGGCCGGACGAACTCTATCCGCTGCGTAAAGACAGCATGGATTACCGTCAGCGCCCGGCGCCGACTACCGATGCCGAAACCTACGAGTTCATCAACGAACTGGGTGACAAGAAAAATAACGTGGTGCCGATTGGCCCACTGCACGTCACCTCCGATGAACCGGGTCACTTCCGCCTGTTTGTTGATGGCGAAAACATCATCGACGCCGACTACCGTCTGTTCTATGTCCACCGCGGCATGGAGAAACTGGCGGAAACCCGTATGGGTTATAACGAAGTGACGTTCCTGTCGGATCGCGTATGCGGTATTTGCGGTTTTGCCCACAGCACCGCGTACACCACCTCCGTGGAAAATGCGATGGGGATTGTGGTGCCGGAACGCGCGCAGATGATCCGCGCCATTCTGCTGGAAGTGGAACGTCTGCACTCGCACCTGCTGAACCTTGGTCTGGCGTGCCACTTCACCGGCTTTGACTCCGGCTTTATGCAGTTCTTCCGTGTGCGTGAAACGTCGATGAAAATGGCGGAGATCCTCACCGGGGCGCGTAAAACCTACGGTATGAACCTGATCGGCGGCATCCGTCGTGACCTGCTGAAAGAGGACATGATCCAGACCCGTCAGCTGGCGCAGCAGATGCGTCGTGATGTACAGGATCTGGTCGACATGCTGCTCAGTACGCCGAACATGGAACAGCGCACCGTCGGCATTGGTCGTCTGGACCCGGAAATTGCTCGTGACTTCAGTAACGTCGGCCCAATGGTGCGTGCCAGCGGCCACGCGCGTGATACCCGCGCGGACCACCCGTTCGTCGGTTACGGTTTACTGCCGATGGAAGTGCACAGCGAGCAGGGCTGCGACGTTATTTCCCGTCTGAAAGTGCGTATCAACGAAGTTTATACCGCGCTGAACATGATCGACTTTGGTCTGGATAACCTGCCGGGCGGCCCGCTGGCGGTGGAAGGCTTTACCTATATTCCGCACCGCTTCGCGCTGGGCTTTGCCGAAGCACCGCGTGGCGATGACATCCACTGGAGCATGACCGGCGATAACCAGAAGCTGTATCGCTGGCGCTGCCGTGCGGCCACCTACGCCAACTGGCCGACGCTGCGTTACATGCTGCGCGGTAACACCGTCTCCGATGCCCCGCTGATTATCGGTAGCCTCGATCCTTGCTACTCCTGTACTGACCGTATGACCGTGGTCGATGTACGTAAGAAGAAAAGCAAAGTCGTGCCGTACAAAGAACTTGAGCGCTACAGCATCGAGCGTAAAAACTCGCCGCTGAAATAA
- a CDS encoding formate hydrogenlyase maturation HycH family protein translates to MSETVVFSQLSRKFIDENDATPAEAQQVVYYSLAIGHHLGIIDCLEAALTCPWDDYLAWIATLAEGSEARRKMEGVPKYGEIVIDFNHVQMLARAFDDALAEQTPQQQEWSKLVLSMLHDIHQESAIYLMVRRHRD, encoded by the coding sequence ATGAGTGAAACGGTGGTGTTCAGTCAACTGAGCCGTAAGTTTATTGATGAGAACGATGCAACGCCCGCCGAGGCGCAGCAGGTTGTCTATTACAGCCTGGCGATTGGTCACCACTTAGGCATAATCGACTGCCTGGAAGCGGCGTTAACCTGCCCGTGGGATGACTATCTGGCGTGGATTGCCACGCTTGCCGAAGGAAGCGAAGCTCGCCGTAAGATGGAAGGCGTACCGAAGTACGGTGAAATCGTCATCGATTTTAACCATGTGCAGATGCTGGCGCGCGCGTTTGATGACGCGCTCGCCGAGCAGACACCGCAACAGCAGGAATGGAGCAAGCTGGTGCTCAGCATGCTGCATGACATTCACCAGGAAAGCGCCATCTATCTGATGGTGAGGAGACACCGTGACTGA
- a CDS encoding SymE family type I addiction module toxin → MSTDNVQTPMIIAKPVRRLKVGYVRRRYEDRRTGFTLRISRHASLTLNGDWLEQAGFPTGTEVNVSVMQGKLIIEQATE, encoded by the coding sequence TAATGTTCAAACACCAATGATTATCGCCAAACCCGTGCGTCGTTTAAAAGTGGGTTACGTCAGAAGACGCTACGAAGATCGCCGTACCGGATTCACCCTGCGTATCAGTCGACACGCCTCATTAACGCTGAATGGCGACTGGCTGGAGCAGGCGGGTTTTCCGACCGGCACAGAGGTGAATGTTTCGGTGATGCAGGGGAAATTAATTATTGAGCAGGCAACTGAATAA